One genomic region from Drosophila busckii strain San Diego stock center, stock number 13000-0081.31 chromosome 3R, ASM1175060v1, whole genome shotgun sequence encodes:
- the LOC108602112 gene encoding enhancer of split mbeta protein, with the protein MVLEMEMSKTYQYRKVMKPMLERKRRARINKCLDELKDIMVECLTQEGEHITRLEKADILELTVEHMKKLRAQKQLRLGSSNSSSSSSSASSNTSDSKLSIAESFRAGYVHAANEVSKTLAAVPGVSVDLGTQLMSHLGHRLNYLQVVVPIGVNMPMHSADELQSSSSSPSPSLVTPPPSECGSASGSCSPAPSEASTGSMWRPW; encoded by the coding sequence ATGGTGCTGGAGATGGAAATGTCCAAGACCTATCAATATCGCAAGGTGATGAAGCCCATGCTGGAGCGCAAGCGCCGCGCCCGCATCAACAAGTGCCTGGATGAGCTTAAAGACATTATGGTCGAGTGTCTGACCCAAGAGGGCGAGCATATTACACGCCTGGAGAAGGCCGACATACTGGAGCTGACCGTGGAGCACATGAAGAAGCTGCGCGCGCAAAAGCAACTGCGtctgggcagcagcaacagcagcagcagcagctcgtctgccagcagcaacacatcCGACTCCAAGCTGAGCATTGCGGAAAGCTTTCGCGCCGGCTATGTGCATGCCGCCAACGAAGTGTCCAAGACTCTAGCAGCAGTGCCCGGCGTCAGCGTCGATCTGGGCACACAGCTTATGAGTCATCTGGGCCATCGTCTCAACTACTTGCAAGTGGTAGTGCCTATTGGCGTCAACATGCCCATGCACAGTGCAGATGAActtcagagcagcagcagcagtcccaGTCCATCATTGGTTACACCACCGCCTTCGGAATgtggcagcgccagcggcagctgcagtcCAGCGCCAAGCGAGGCCAGCACTGGCTCCATGTGGCGTCCCTGGTGA
- the LOC108602661 gene encoding enhancer of split malpha protein encodes MCQQVAIANNNNNKMKTSYSIKQVLKTFFKKQQKQQQQHKRQHSLESLESVDNLRNAEVEEVYYAEIDENAANEKLAQLAQEQEDFNAEEDIYVPVRFARTQAGTFFWTTNLQPVASVDADLLQPAYCYSSQQPAYMQYQDRWAQA; translated from the coding sequence ATGTGCCAACAAGTCGccattgccaacaacaacaacaacaaaatgaagacCAGCTACAGCATCAAGCAAGTGCTTAAGACTTTCttcaagaagcagcagaaacaacagcagcaacataaacgCCAGCACTCATTAGAATCTCTTGAGTCGGTGGACAATCTGCGCAATGCTGAAGTCGAGGAGGTCTACTATGCCGAAATCGACGAGAATGCCGCCAATGAGAAGCTAGCTCAGCTCGCTCAGGAGCAAGAAGATTTCAATGCCGAGGAAGACATCTATGTGCCTGTACGCTTTGCACGCACACAAGCCGGCACCTTCTTCTGGACCACCAACCTGCAGCCAGTTGCCAGCGTTGATGCCGATCTGCTGCAGCCCGCCTACTGCTACTCCAGCCAACAGCCTGCCTACATGCAGTACCAGGATCGCTGGGCTCAGGCTTAA
- the LOC108602517 gene encoding enhancer of split M1 protein — MGSQTLSLCCCLALLSGIAATSVSNNATDCPQFCPAIFMPVCGHDGFIYKEFASICNLKAFNCQRERSALTTYATTDMDWCRTEQVTDLQEKLGNIKLDINGCLKPCTMIYQPLCVSNGKYRGLMPSACTLETFNCALQAHGAKPTELLRVLRADSC; from the exons ATGGGGTCACAAACTTTATCACTCTGCTGTTGTCTGGCACTGCTGTCCGGCATTGCTGCCACGTCAGTGTCCAACAATGCAACGGACTGTCCACAGTTCTGTCCCGCTATCTTTATGCCAGTCTGTGGCCACGATGGCTTCATCTACAAGGAATTCGCCAGCATCTGCAATTTGAAGGCGTTCAACTGCCAACGCGAGCGCAGCGCACTCACAA CCTATGCTACAACGGACATGGACTGGTGCAGAACCGAGCAGGTCACCGATCTGCAAGAAAAACTGGGCAACATTAAGCTAGACATTAATGGCTGCCTGAAGCCCTGCACCATGATCTATCAGCCTCTGTGTGTAAGCAACGGCAAGTATCGTGGACTGATGCCAAGCGCCTGCACTTTGGAAACCTTCAACTGCGCCCTGCAGGCTCATGGCGCCAAACCCACTGAGTTGCTGCGCGTTCTGCGTGCCGACTCCTGCTAG